In a genomic window of Ipomoea triloba cultivar NCNSP0323 chromosome 3, ASM357664v1:
- the LOC116014267 gene encoding probable inactive purple acid phosphatase 28: protein MESSQWIHSLFFLLLVIAALHLLHTLTLAPRLTVNHRNARLKKQPDLPLRFRSHDGTFKILQVADMHYGNGKVTRCRDVLETEFDNCSDLNSTSFLRKLIQLEKPDLVVFTGH, encoded by the exons ATGGAATCATCGCAGTGGATTCACTCTCTGTTTTTCCTCCTACTCGTCATCGCCGCTTTGCATCTCCTTCATACCCTCACTCTAGCCCCCAGGCTCACCGTTAATCACCGAAATGCTCGTCTCAAGAAGCAGCCTGACCTCCCTCTTCGTTTCCGCTCCCACGATGGCACTTTCAAGATCCTTCAG GTTGCGGATATGCACTATGGGAACGGCAAGGTGACGCGGTGCAGAGATGTGCTGGAGACTGAGTTCGACAATTGCTCCGATCTCAACTCGACCAGCTTCTTGAGGAAGCTCATACAGCTTGAAAAGCCCGATTTGGTTGTATTCACAGGTCATTAG